The Leptospira bouyouniensis genome has a segment encoding these proteins:
- a CDS encoding helicase, with protein sequence MSQETVLYQELEKLDLNEIKKIANLWNIQKIPGKDKKSTILGLMEIFQNEFYLKGVLEKFTPLQVNILTSILKNKGVMTLGEISRKVNIPPINVEMELNVLRKYYLLYQRKNRERLTNNLDKYHTYDEYQKLIKVETNPKGEKFKYSIEKSLHKATLAELPEEWKEAVGVKKGEHIDTFLKHALSAEFLQKLIDELSDFDKDVLHQIYIHGGVIEAETIRNYITVNRGKFEQSIPHLTALHLVRDLYYVEDKFIRVIVIPKEILDHLQFSPILPPVKKGTRVRQEKISANGLDFFLNVKKLISYISRKGLNLAKSGKIKQADHKRTETELLSPDIEIFPEKSQVYQIELILPILKLLGYVDIKGENVILIQETDEFLKKDIFEIMKLVIHEVNEARTRRLNPPEVFTATEVPFYEKGILDKTVKLIMAHGKINTSVIFSHIIRDHLVFSPTFQIKTYEEDLADLRKEIISAIFYLQLFGLIEVEYPQRNLSLSELGLHYFNHEALVTVTEKGGITINPDFSIIAFPDRVSLHGIHLLKAFCELKDYDRVYTFLLTKDSFQLGILLGYDKETFVHFLRESSKAELAQNLLFLLDDWGNNLPIVTITEDSVLLRTKDSQVMELLLGQIKGKKFVLEEVSPTGIIIEKSKVMEVIAIAEKLNMIIRLNR encoded by the coding sequence ATGAGCCAAGAAACTGTCCTGTACCAAGAGTTAGAGAAACTCGATCTCAACGAGATCAAAAAAATCGCAAATCTTTGGAACATCCAAAAGATCCCAGGAAAGGACAAAAAATCGACCATTTTGGGTCTCATGGAAATCTTCCAAAACGAATTTTACCTCAAAGGTGTTTTGGAAAAGTTCACACCTTTGCAAGTGAACATCCTGACATCCATTTTGAAAAATAAAGGTGTGATGACTCTTGGAGAAATTTCGAGAAAGGTAAATATCCCACCAATCAACGTGGAGATGGAATTAAATGTCCTTCGAAAGTATTATCTTTTATACCAAAGAAAAAATCGAGAACGCCTTACAAATAATTTAGATAAATACCATACTTATGATGAATACCAAAAACTCATTAAAGTAGAAACAAACCCAAAAGGTGAGAAGTTTAAGTATTCGATAGAAAAATCCCTTCACAAAGCGACTCTTGCGGAACTTCCAGAAGAATGGAAAGAAGCCGTTGGTGTCAAAAAAGGGGAACACATTGATACCTTTTTAAAACACGCACTCAGTGCTGAGTTTTTACAAAAGTTAATCGATGAACTCTCTGACTTCGATAAAGATGTTTTACACCAAATTTATATCCATGGTGGTGTGATTGAAGCAGAAACCATTCGCAATTATATTACCGTAAACCGTGGGAAGTTTGAACAATCAATTCCTCACCTAACAGCGCTTCACTTGGTTCGTGATTTGTATTATGTGGAAGACAAATTCATTCGAGTGATTGTCATCCCAAAAGAAATTCTCGACCATTTACAGTTTTCACCTATTTTACCTCCAGTGAAAAAGGGAACTCGTGTTCGCCAGGAAAAAATTTCTGCGAACGGCCTCGATTTTTTCTTAAACGTAAAAAAACTCATTTCTTATATTTCAAGAAAAGGTTTGAACCTTGCAAAATCAGGAAAAATCAAACAAGCAGATCATAAAAGAACTGAAACTGAACTTTTATCCCCTGACATTGAAATTTTCCCTGAAAAAAGTCAAGTTTATCAAATTGAACTCATACTCCCCATCTTAAAACTGTTAGGTTATGTAGATATAAAGGGAGAAAATGTAATTCTCATCCAAGAAACAGATGAGTTTCTTAAGAAAGATATTTTTGAGATTATGAAACTTGTGATTCACGAAGTGAATGAAGCAAGGACTCGTAGGTTAAACCCTCCAGAAGTTTTCACAGCGACTGAAGTACCTTTTTATGAAAAGGGAATATTGGACAAAACAGTGAAACTCATTATGGCTCATGGAAAAATCAATACCTCTGTGATTTTTTCACATATTATCCGTGACCATTTGGTTTTTTCACCTACCTTCCAAATCAAAACCTATGAAGAGGATTTGGCGGATCTCCGAAAGGAAATCATTTCTGCCATTTTTTACTTACAACTCTTTGGTCTCATTGAAGTAGAATACCCTCAAAGGAATTTGAGTTTATCGGAACTAGGACTCCATTACTTCAACCACGAAGCATTAGTGACAGTGACGGAAAAGGGTGGAATTACCATCAACCCTGACTTTTCTATCATCGCATTCCCTGATAGAGTTTCCTTACATGGCATTCACTTACTCAAAGCATTTTGTGAGCTTAAAGACTATGACAGAGTTTATACTTTTTTACTGACAAAAGATAGTTTCCAATTAGGAATTTTACTTGGGTATGACAAAGAAACGTTTGTTCATTTTTTAAGAGAGTCTTCGAAAGCAGAACTTGCACAAAATTTACTCTTCTTACTGGATGATTGGGGTAACAATTTACCAATTGTAACCATCACCGAAGATTCAGTCTTACTTAGAACCAAAGATTCACAAGTGATGGAACTCCTACTGGGTCAGATCAAAGGCAAAAAGTTTGTATTAGAAGAAGTGAGTCCAACAGGTATCATCATTGAAAAATCAAAAGTGATGGAAGTGATAGCCATTGCGGAAAAGCTCAATATGATCATTCGATTGAATCGATAA